From the genome of Tenrec ecaudatus isolate mTenEca1 chromosome 1, mTenEca1.hap1, whole genome shotgun sequence:
aaaaaaaactactcTCATTTAACTTTGTTCCAactcccacctccctccatggtgccttttattttttaacttaccATCATTTTATCCATAATGGTATTTGTCCCAAGAATGTTGTATTTACCAGGATTTTCTGCAGCATGTTTAGTAACCCAGGTAGTTTTTCCTGCTCCTGGCAAGCCAATCATCATCACAACCTAAAATGCAAATTTTATTATTAGGGTCACCTGGTAATTCATGTATTTGCAACCATACAGTCAGATTATAATTATCGAAGTTTTCATGGCACTCACACCATTAATTTATTTCAGTGCTAACAATGTACATATAGAAGATTGCTACAAAACAACATACTTCACAATCCTTCTTTTCTTCAGGGCCTTTTGGTCCTCTCACTCGATCCTctaaaggaacattctggataaAAGTATAATCTTCAGGAATTGGGAAATATGGCTTCTCCTTTTGACCAAAATTAAATTCAACTGCACAGTTGTGGCAGAGAACATGTGGGAAGAGCGGCCGTCCGGCAAGAACTTCCTTACTGATTTTGAAGGCAACACCAAGATCTTGTCCATTCTTAGCATAGGAGAGTTCCACTTCATCGCTTTCGAAGTTCTGTTAAGTAGAAAAGTTTTACTGTGCTTCCTCTAGGTTTCTGTAACTTCTAATTCAAACAGTGCAATTTACACTCTGGAAAATAGCTCAAGTTTCTGACAGTTTTAAACAATGACGTTTACCACATATTATCAAGAAACATAGGATTTGCCCTAGTAGACTACGTCTTCCAGCCAACTTTAAGCTTTGATGACTCAAAATGAGTCCTCCCCCCACTTTAAAATGCTTTGTTTTCCAAGCTTAACTTCACTTTTATTATTATCAGTTAGTACAAGAATGTATATTGCTAGTACCAAACATTAGCACTGGCAGCActggggaggagataaaccatcCAGTTCAAGTAACTGGTAGCTAAAATAATTGTATACAAAGACTGCAATTTTTAAGCAAGACTTACAGCAAAGCATGTTATCACATCATTTTCATCAAACTTCTCTCCATAATCTTCGGTCTCACAATTGCAGGTTTTTATTCCTTTGAGCGAGTACCCATAAGAAAACTCTTCTTCACCTAAACAATTTATTATCATGAGGTGGGTTTTCCAAAGTAAGACAATCACAGCTTATtacttttatctttaaaaaatgcaGGGCACAAGAGCAACAATGATATTACCTAATATTCTTTTGACCTCTCAACCGTATTTATGCCCCCCAAACAAGATGGAATTGCTATGAGTGCCACGTGGACATATACTTTTACCTAGCTGACAATTTAAATTGCCTGCCATAGAAAGTTGGGTCATAAAACTTAAGTAATcataaagggggaggagggaagcagtTTTAAGCAGTCTATTAAATGTATTATTCACCTCTAAGTTATTATTAAACTAGCTAAAGACAGCAGAAAAAAACATTGAATTGACACCAATGTAGCTAATACTAACACCcctaacattcaaaaagccaattTCCAAATAAAACTTTACCAAGTAACATTCCACTTGTGGTAAGTGACCAGCCAATTCGAACTTCATGAATGTCAATATCTTTCGTATATAAATGCCTTACTGGGATCTTCTCTGTAACCTTAAAAGTCAAATAGAAAGAGATTAAACTCTGAACCATGAAACACAAACCCCTTGAATCCTGGCCTGTTATTTGGTCCAAGGGTAACTAACAGTGCTCTCCCTAAGACAAGACACCTCTTTATCCCTGCCCTGCTCCCACACTACACCAAAAATTTGATGGAAATCTAAGGGTGTATAAACTCAAATGGAAAAGATAAAGAATGGTGTGTTCACATTTCTAAGggcagcaaatattaaaagatatCCAAAATCCTTAACCGTGGCAGCCTGAAAAAAAGGAGCACACTAAAAAATGCCTGGCTTATAGATGAGTCTCTCCTAATGCATGCAAACCTTAAACTTTGTTGACAATCTTAAGTATTAGGAAAATAGGATGTTTAAGGTTTTTTAACATCACACAACTAGCATTTTACCTTCATCTCAAAACAAACTTTTCCCTTTGAAACACCGTAAGATGCTCTTCCACCAGCCCAAAGAAAAGCAAAACTCTCCATAGTAAGGGAAGAAGCACTGAGGCGATCTCTCGATATTTTAAAATGCAGATCACAATTATCTGTAATTATACAAAATAATCTGTTAGAGCCTTTTGGTGTCACTAAGCATTATTTGCTACGCAGACAAAATTGTTACTTTTAAATATAAGCTGCATAAGCCTTTTTACACAGAACATgcttttcaaatttttaatttaaacCCCACTCCCACCAATGTCACTTGAGCTGAAGCATAAACTGCATCTAAATCATGTAATGCCAAGGTTTTAAATGTGTtttaaacatgtaatcaagagaaTGTGACATTTATACATACCTGCTCTGCTCTTTACCTTGATACAGAGGCAAGTAGTAGAGGACAGCAGGAAATCAACCAGGCTGGGTTTACAAGTGGCACAATAAACCGAAAGGGAGGTCATAGCCAAGTGTTTTTAAACAGGAGCAAGAGCTCTTGAGCTTGTCCTCGAACTTTAACAGCGCCCTGTAAGCCCCAATCCTAAAACTTGAGAGGCAATCTCCATATACAAAGTATAACCCTGGCCTAACGCAGTTAATACTACAAGCCCTCTATGAAGGGGCTTGCCTGTTTAGTCCATCATGAGAGGGATTACCCAAAGCTTCCTTAACCTAGCTATCTTTGTGGGTCACTGTCTTATTAGCATGCATCCTAACCAGAGTGAGAAAGTCCTTTTCTGAATGATACTAGTGCTACAATTTGTAATTCTGAAGTCAAATTTGCTCTAATTACAACATAAAATTTGCATTGTTTACAACGCACCAAATATTGCAGCAATTATATCTCTAATCTAATCGATAGCTCAAATCTTATGTTGTTGGGATTAAATTACCTTCTGAGAACACCTCTTCAATAATTTTAACAGCTTCTCGTGGCATTTTATTTAAGCACTGCACTTTAAGGCAAAATCTTAAAATCTAAGAAAGAACTTATTCATGTTGAGGTTTCCTCAATGACTATCTCCACTGCCCAAAGTGTTAACATTTCCAGTCTTACAAATCtgaatgaaaacattttcatgtTAAATTAAGCCTCAATAATCTCCATCTAGGGCAGCCATCCACCTACAGGATAAGTTGATAACTTACCTGCTAACTAGAACTTTCCAAGCTATTTATTCCTACCATCTGTTCTACTCTGCAAGAGCCATGCTGTCAATACTAAACCTgtatttaactttaaaaaatgacGTCTGATAGCCAAGGCCCACTGAACTTTGCAACACTTCCTCATACTGAATTGCAACCCAACTGGGTGAAGTAGCAGTATTTACAGTGCTGCCAATGATACCATTCGGTGCTGAAGAAACTAGTGGCCCAGTGATAGCCCACTGCTGCTGCCCCAGGTCTTTGGAAGAAATCAACTTAGGTTAAAGCAGCAGCTACTGAACTGGAATTGAGAACAAAGAGCAGTTATTGGAAAAGTATCATTACAATCTTGTTATAATAGGGAATATACTTGTGTGCTATTGGAAAGTCATCAGTAAAGACTTAACTAGCCCAAATGGTTCACTTTACATAACTCTACCCAAAAAAGATATCACAGAAGCCAATGAGGACAAGTCATGGACAGTCGTACAAGTTTCCATTAGCTGTAGTCAAAAACTGGCATTTCACATTCCTAACAAAAACATAACATTATAAAGGCTACCAAACTGCTAATGCCTATGAAATTATCAACGCAATCGAGGCGTAACTAAGCATTCAGCTACCAGAATGTAAATATATACCAACTGTCTGTTAAACCTTAAGTTCTCTACACTCTAAGTTCAACAAAATTCTAATACTGTCCCCCTCCCAGAGAGCAGAACCACAGCATCAAGGAGTTGGAGGAAGGGTAAGAACAGGTTCACTTACAAGTATCAAGACAAACCACTGTGTCATCGAAATGCTCATCTTCTTCTTCAACAGGTGGCTGAGGAGATTTGGCCCTGAAAGAGAGAATTGTCTCCCAATAAACTTGTCCCCACCAACGCGGTGAAATGGGGGGCAGGTCAAACTAGGTTAGAATCCTCTACCTGCTGTACTTGTTCTCCTCAATGTACTCAAAGTATCCACGACCATGATCTTCTCGCGGTCTTTTAACGCCTCGCTTTTTATCTCcgcctttctgttctgttttgccgTCTCCTATAACACACAATACCTCGTAAGAGAGGAAGGCGCAGAACAAACACGAAACCTTTTCTATTTTGAAGCCGAAAAACAATGGAGTTTCCcgtcctttaaaaaaatatggtTTATAAATGGACCCAATCGATCGCGAATGCAAATAGCGTGGAGTACGGTTCGATACGGCCCCGAAGTGGAGAGATGGCCCGTCCGCTCGGCGACTCGAGGAAGCTAGAGGAGGAGCACGGCGCGCGCGCCAGCCAAGAGCCCACGTGCGACGCAGAGAGttcaggaaggggggaggggccgAGACGGGGCCCGCGcgggccgcccctcccccacggGGCCCGCGCGCCGCGGCCGCATTGTACTGATCTTCCGCACAACTGGGCCCGCCCGGCTCCTCCCGCCGGAAGTGACGTCACGCCCGGCCCTGCGCCCCTTGCACAATACAGCACCAAGAGCCGCCAAAGCGCGCCCGCCCCgggccttcccctcccccagcccttgGAGACATGTGCCCGCACCGCACGCACGCAGCGCCGAGGCGCCGCCGAGGGCCGACGGGGCTCCCTCCGGGCGCCCGCGCgcggagcccccctccccccgcagcgGCAGCTGCACCAGCTCTCCAGCCACATAATGGAGGCGCTGCGCCGCCCCCGTCACACGCGCGCGCTCACCCCGGGCCCGAGGCCTCCCGGCTAATCCGGGATTCCccgcgccccctcccccaccaggccAACCCCTGGCCAGGCTGCGCGCCTCCCTCGGGCCCACCCCCCCCGCAGGGTCCCCCGCCCGCGGCTCCCTCCCCCCGGCGGGGCTccggcaggcctggggcacggtcCCCTCCGCGCGGGCCTCCCGCCGCGCGCAACGTACAACGCAGCACTCACCCGCCGCCGGAGCCCCGGGGCGACCGCCGCCTCCGCCGCCTTCCGCCTTCTTCTTACCTCCGGCCTGCTGTTGGCCCTGCCTCGACCCGGGCGGCGCCACCGTCACCGCGAACAGCGAGGTGGGGCCGCTGCTTTTCCCCGCGACCTCCTTGGCGGCTCCGCGCTGCTGTTGGGGCTGTTGCTGTGGCGTCGCCGGCGGTTGAGGCTGCTGCTCGCCATGCCCGTTCTCGTCTCCCGCGCCTTCCTCCTCGTCTCCGAGCTCATCCTCTCCCTCCTGGAAGCCCTGATCGTCGCCGTTCTCGTCTTCCGAGGCGGCCTCCTCCTCTGTAGGGCCCGAGTTGGCCGCCCCCGCGGCCCCGTTCTCTTCCCCTATCTCCATCTGGTCGCCATCCAGGGCGGCAATGCCTTCTTCctcgtcttcctcctcctcctcgtcgtcGTCGCCAGCGGTTGCGGCCTCTTGCTCTAGGCCTGCGCCGGAGCGCCCGGCGGAATCCCCGCCCAGGTCTAGGCTGCCGTTCCCGGGCTCCATGGCGGGGCGGCCCCCGGCCTCTTCGTCATCTAAGGCGGCCTGGAGTCGCTCCATGAGTTCGGCCTTGAGGCCCTTGTCAGAAAGGCGCCGCTTCTTGAGCTCCTCTTTCAGCTCCGACACCTTCAGCTTTTTTACATTCACGGGCGAAGAACTCATCGTGAGAGGCCCGATTCACCGAGAGCTGTGGCGGCTCAAACTCGGCTCCGCTCACACGGCCACTGGCGGCGGCTGCTGCGGCTGCTCCGAGGCCCGGGCGGCGGCTGCGGCGAGAGGTGGGCTCGTGCTGCAGAGATGACCCGCCTGGTGTCGAACGGCGCCAATTCCTTTCACCGAGTTCGCGAGGGAGACGCGGAGACTCGCCTGGCGCGAGCGAGCACGCAACGTCCTCTCGCAGGGGCGGCGCCGCGCACGTAATATagccgccccgccccccgccgctTACGGTCGCGCTGCGCAGCCGAGGAGCCGAGCGCGCCCGCGCTCAGGGCCGGCTTCATTAccgtgcttcctccccgcccccacgccGAACCCTGAGCTGGGAGCGCGGCGCCGGCCGCGCAGGGCGCTGCCAATTGGGACTTAGCAAATGGAGGAGAAGGGAACTGCCTTTCGGTTAAACCGATCTGCTGCAACACCGATTGGCCTTTCTGGCTCTCGGGTGGCAATTCTCAGTTTGCCTTTTGCTTCTCCGGGCTGGAAGCTACTTTTATCCACATGGGTTCAGCCCTCAGCGTGTGGCATGTTCAACTCAGAGCCCCCATCTTTCCTTCCATTTTAAGTTTGCCTTCGTATGTGTGTATTACTGCTTTTTGTTTAAAACGACTTCACATTTGACTTCGATATTCGTTTGCCCGGCACACATGACCAAATTATTGTGTACAGGGAGGGGATCCGGAGAATCCGTCTAAATGTTTGGCTTTGCTAATTGGAATTTGAGTTCCAAAGGGCGAGGGCCAAGCCTGCCTTTGTCTCTCTATCAcccctggggtggggttgggcGATAGAGACTTCAGGAACCTCGAATGCACAGAGTGCATTACAGGGCATTGGAGGGACAGCGATTCCCGTGGTTTTAATAGCCAAAGTTCTTTAACCAAATCACAGATGGCGTTTTTCAGTTTCCTCCATATACCAAAAATTCGGATCTTCTATAATAATTATTCTGCCCAGCTTAGAACTTTGTTAGCAGTCAAGAAGTCCCAGCAGTTAACACTGAAACGCACCCACGTTGCTTCTATTCCTACTCATATAAAAATAGCCTTGACCAAATTATGGTAAAACTGTAAAAGCTCATGAAAAATAAAAGGGCCAAGATTTTGtcagacaaacaaaaacagactTAATTCCTgaaaataaatgttatttttgttgtatattagtTTCCTTTTCTCTTAACATGTTTTTGAAGTCTTACATAGAGACTTTAGATTTGTGATACAAGTGAACATCTTAAAATCCCAGAGAATCTGCACCTGGACCAGCCAGTGCTCTTCCCTTTTCTGATTAAGGAAATTAGTTACCCCCACTGTGAGTTGCTTCTAGCTCGCACAAAACATGCCCTCCATGGTAACCTGAGGTTCGCAAGCATAGAAATGTATACTTGAATTTCTCTCAGCATGCTGGTATAATTGAACTAGTATGATTAAATAAAGTTCCGGTTTGGTGGCTGATAAGCATGTATTTCTACATGTGTGCATATCCAATGATgtattaacatgaaattatgcaagTTGAAAATATATAAGGTGCAGTACTGGTTCTTCTCGTTTCAACTTAACTGAGGTGGTAAGgatttcaaactcactgccatcaagttgattccaactcatagtgaccctatagaacagtagagctgcccctataggtttccaagaccgtaaatctttataggagcagaaagcctcacctttctccagtggagagaCATGGTttcaacccactaggccaccagtgctcctccccAAAGTAAGCTTCCAAATAgtgtcccaaactcattttagtcTTTGAAGCGTATGCACAAGGCACAACGTGGAATCTGAACACTTTGTTCAGAAAATGGTAAGAGGAAGACAGGGTTCTTAGACATTCACATACTAGATAATTATCCTTTTCCCAAGTCAAGGGTAAATACAGTCATTGTGATGGCCCTTTAAATACTGCTTGCATTTTTAGATATTAGTGAGATGAAAACAGTTTCCATTTAACTGGAAAAAGCTAAATTACAAAAATAAAGTTTGTAtatacaaatataattttatagtAGTTTATAGTAGTCAATTATGACAGTAAACAAGAACTACAACTTCATGTACCCATTAAGAGGTTCCATGGCTTTAATCTCAAATAGGTCTGTAGAttttgagagctggctggaggctGAAAGCCATCTTAACTCTGCTGGTTTTACGGACAAGGAAACTGCGGCCTTTACTTCCACGTCAATGCTTTTTCACTTCATCTGGCAGCCTTAGACAACATTTGTAAGGACTTTTTCAAAACACACAAAGAATCACCAGCTTACTGTTAACTTTTGTATAAAGAAATCTGTAAGGAGAGCCTTACTGGAGATGAAGTTCAGACCAGGGCAGGGGAGGCGGCACTGATGTTTCTCTTGGTTGTTGTGGCAGGTACTTTAGGCCGGATTGACTAAAAAGACaaattccaccccaccccacccccaaaaaggaaacaaatccaTTAGCACATAGATGTTTTTAAAAGAGCTTTATTTCAAGGAGTAATTATACATCATGAAgatatccctgcccagtccaactcaagtccataagcccaatattagtccTTAAGTCTGTCTGCAGACtcatagccacatgcaatgatgcagaaacagGAAGATCGCCGGcttgtgggtgcaaagtcttgtggatccagtggcagtggacgcatctcagcATCTCTGTAGCT
Proteins encoded in this window:
- the HNRNPU gene encoding heterogeneous nuclear ribonucleoprotein U isoform X1, with protein sequence MSSSPVNVKKLKVSELKEELKKRRLSDKGLKAELMERLQAALDDEEAGGRPAMEPGNGSLDLGGDSAGRSGAGLEQEAATAGDDDEEEEEDEEEGIAALDGDQMEIGEENGAAGAANSGPTEEEAASEDENGDDQGFQEGEDELGDEEEGAGDENGHGEQQPQPPATPQQQPQQQRGAAKEVAGKSSGPTSLFAVTVAPPGSRQGQQQAGGKKKAEGGGGGGRPGAPAAGDGKTEQKGGDKKRGVKRPREDHGRGYFEYIEENKYSRAKSPQPPVEEEDEHFDDTVVCLDTYNCDLHFKISRDRLSASSLTMESFAFLWAGGRASYGVSKGKVCFEMKVTEKIPVRHLYTKDIDIHEVRIGWSLTTSGMLLGEEEFSYGYSLKGIKTCNCETEDYGEKFDENDVITCFANFESDEVELSYAKNGQDLGVAFKISKEVLAGRPLFPHVLCHNCAVEFNFGQKEKPYFPIPEDYTFIQNVPLEDRVRGPKGPEEKKDCEVVMMIGLPGAGKTTWVTKHAAENPGKYNILGTNTIMDKMMVAGFKKQMADTGKLNTLLQRAPQCLGKFIEIAARKKRNFILDQTNVSAAAQRRKMCLFAGFQRKAVVVCPKDEDYKQRTQKKAEVEGKDLPEHAVLKMKGNFTLPEVAECFDEITYVELQKEEAQKLLEQYKEESKKALPPEKKQNTGSKKSNKNKSGKNQFNRGGGHRGRGGFNMRGGNFRGGAPGNRGGYNRRGNMPQRGGGGGGSGGIGYPYPRGPVFPSRGGYSNRGNYNRGGMPNRGNYNQNFRGRGNNRGYKNQSQGYNQWQQGQFWGQKPWSQHYHQGYY
- the HNRNPU gene encoding heterogeneous nuclear ribonucleoprotein U isoform X2 — translated: MSSSPVNVKKLKVSELKEELKKRRLSDKGLKAELMERLQAALDDEEAGGRPAMEPGNGSLDLGGDSAGRSGAGLEQEAATAGDDDEEEEEDEEEGIAALDGDQMEIGEENGAAGAANSGPTEEEAASEDENGDDQGFQEGEDELGDEEEGAGDENGHGEQQPQPPATPQQQPQQQRGAAKEVAGKSSGPTSLFAVTVAPPGSRQGQQQAGGDGKTEQKGGDKKRGVKRPREDHGRGYFEYIEENKYSRAKSPQPPVEEEDEHFDDTVVCLDTYNCDLHFKISRDRLSASSLTMESFAFLWAGGRASYGVSKGKVCFEMKVTEKIPVRHLYTKDIDIHEVRIGWSLTTSGMLLGEEEFSYGYSLKGIKTCNCETEDYGEKFDENDVITCFANFESDEVELSYAKNGQDLGVAFKISKEVLAGRPLFPHVLCHNCAVEFNFGQKEKPYFPIPEDYTFIQNVPLEDRVRGPKGPEEKKDCEVVMMIGLPGAGKTTWVTKHAAENPGKYNILGTNTIMDKMMVAGFKKQMADTGKLNTLLQRAPQCLGKFIEIAARKKRNFILDQTNVSAAAQRRKMCLFAGFQRKAVVVCPKDEDYKQRTQKKAEVEGKDLPEHAVLKMKGNFTLPEVAECFDEITYVELQKEEAQKLLEQYKEESKKALPPEKKQNTGSKKSNKNKSGKNQFNRGGGHRGRGGFNMRGGNFRGGAPGNRGGYNRRGNMPQRGGGGGGSGGIGYPYPRGPVFPSRGGYSNRGNYNRGGMPNRGNYNQNFRGRGNNRGYKNQSQGYNQWQQGQFWGQKPWSQHYHQGYY